One window of the Zea mays cultivar B73 chromosome 3, Zm-B73-REFERENCE-NAM-5.0, whole genome shotgun sequence genome contains the following:
- the LOC100280402 gene encoding Mitochondrial import inner membrane translocase subunit PAM16 like 2 (The RefSeq protein has 1 substitution compared to this genomic sequence) — protein sequence MAGRLLANLIVMGGTVVGRAMLQAYRQAIVNANKTGAAQEAINGIRRASRAMTEQEARQILGISENSTWEEIVQKYDTMFERNNKNGSFYLQSKVHRAKECLEPLYQKPDVLN from the exons ATG GCGGGCAGGCTTCTCGCGAATCTAATCGTCATGGGCGGAACCGTGGTTGGCAGGGCCATGCTCCAGGCCTACCGCCAGGCCATCGTCA ATGCAAACAAAACTGGAGCTGCCCAAGAAGCTATAAATGGTATTAGACGGGCTAGCAAGGCCATGACTGAGCAAGAAGCCCGGCAAATTCTTGGTATCAGTGAAAATTCGACGTGGGAAGAGATTGTCCAG AAGTACGACACAATGTTTGAGAGGAATAACAAAAACGGCAGCTTCTATCTCCAGTCAAAGGTTCATAGAGCGAAAGAATGCCTGGAACCTTTATATCAAAAGCCTGATGTACTGAACTGA